The following are from one region of the Nicotiana tabacum cultivar K326 chromosome 3, ASM71507v2, whole genome shotgun sequence genome:
- the LOC107772504 gene encoding putative inactive leucine-rich repeat receptor-like protein kinase At3g03770 isoform X2, translating into MGFLKFFVIVLVIWGFFIANSYQLLLSYETQALLQLRKHLEYPIQLDVWENYNGDFCSLTSTLHMSITCQDNSVIELKIKGDKLTKLNDQFYGFAVPNKTLSEGFSIDSFVTTLTRLNSLKVLTLVSLGIWGPLPDKIHRLSSLELLDMSSNFLFGSVPFQMSRLIKLHTLTFDGNFFNDTVPDWLDSLTNLSILSLKNNRLKGQFPISVSKITTLTDIVLSHNVISGKLPDLTALSNLLLLDLRENHLDSELPPLPKGVTTVLLSSNAFSGEIPVEFGTLNQLQHLDLSNNSLDGMPPADLFSLPNISYLNLASNVLSGSLPDHLNCGGELGFVDISDNRLVGRLPSCLNTISDKRIVKVGGNCLSLETQYQHSEGYCKQAKKHIKAKEIALLAGVILGIAIVVVFLLVGFLIFCRRKNERNTVDQHIFPKVVQHNTQPGIPSEFLANARIISHAANIGSQGTSSYRVFSMEELLEATENFDQSALLGEGSIGKIYKGRLENGAYVAVRSLNVYRRYSNRNLKLRLDLLSKFRHPHLVSLLGHCIDGGAHDDSTVPRIFLIYEYISNGNYRAHLSETSPRKVLKWSDRLSVLIGVAKAVHFLHTGVIPSSFSNRLKTSNILLDEHHMAKLSDYGMSILMEETEKAKGDDFTSWHMTKKEDDVYNFGFILLESLVGPTVSGKGEAFLLNEMASFGSQDGRRRIVDPVVLTTSSQESLSIVISITNKCISPESSNRPSFEDVLWNLQYAAQVQATSDADQKSGPTSPS; encoded by the exons ATGGGTTTCTtgaaattttttgtgatagtgttAGTTATATGGGGTTTCTTTATAGCAAATAGTTACCAATTATTACTGTCCTATGAAACTCAAGCTTTACTTCAGTTGAGAAAACACTTAGAATATCCAATTCAGCTTGATGTTTGGGAGAATTACAATGGAGATTTTTGCAGCTTGACTTCAACACTGCATATGAGTATTACCTGTCAAGACAACTCAGTTATTGAGCTCAAAATTAAAGGAGATAAGTTGACTAAGCTAAATGATCAATTTTATGGATTTGCTGTTCCAAACAAAACTTTATCTGAGGGTTTTTCAATTGATTCTTTTGTTACTACTTTGACAAGGTTAAATAGTTTAAAGGTTCTTACTTTAGTTTCTCTTGGTATTTGGGGACCCTTGCCTGATAAAATTCATAGGTTATCTTCACTTGAACTTTTGGATATGAGTTCAAATTTTCTCTTTGGTTCTGTTCCTTTTCAGATGTCAAGATTGATAAAGCTTCATACTTTAACATTTGATGGCAATTTTTTCAATGATACTGTTCCTGATTGGTTGGATTCGTTAACCAATCTTAGTATTTTAAGCTTGAAGAATAATAGATTGAAGGGTCAGTTTCCAATTTCAGTGTCTAAAATTACAACCCTCACTGACATTGTTCTGTCACACAATGTGATTTCTGGTAAATTACCAGATTTAACTGCATTGTCTAATTTGCTTTTATTGGATTTAAGGGAAAATCATTTGGATTCTGAACTGCCACCTTTGCCTAAAGGAGTTACCACAGTTCTTCTAAGCAGTAATGCTTTTTCCGGTGAAATCCCGGTAGAATTTGGCACACTGAATCAACTTCAACACCTTGATCTGTCGAATAATTCGCTAGATGGAATGCCGCCTGCTGACTTATTCTCTTTGCCAAACATCAGTTACTTGAATTTAGCATCTAATGTTCTTAGTGGTTCACTTCCTGATCATCTTAATTGTGGGGGTGAACTtggttttgttgatatttctgaTAATAGATTGGTTGGTAGGCTTCCTTCTTGTTTGAACACCATTTCGGATAAGCGAATTGTTAAGGTTGGTGGAAATTGCTTGTCTCTTGAAACTCAATATCAGCATTCAGAGGGCTATTGCAAACAAGCGAAGAAACATATCAAAGCAAAAGAAATAGCATTATTGGCAGGTGTTATTCTAGGAATTGCAATTGTTGTAGTGTTTCTGTTAGTTGGTTTTCTCATCTTTTGTAGAAGAAAAAATGAACGTAACACGGTGGATCAGCACATCTTTCCGAAAGTTGTGCAACATAATACACAACCCGGGATTCCCTCTGAATTCCTAGCAAATGCCA GAATCATTTCTCACGCGGCAAACATAGGATCACAAGGCACTTCATCATATCGGGTGTTCTCCATGGAAGAATTGTTAGAAGCAACAGAAAATTTTGATCAGTCGGCATTACTTGGTGAAGGGTCAATTGGAAAA ATTTACAAGGGAAGATTAGAGAATGGAGCTTACGTTGCTGTAAGGTCATTAAATGTGTACAGAAGATACTCTAACCGGAACCTCAAACTCCGATTGGATTTACTGTCAAAGTTTCGTCACCCCCATTTAGTTAGCCTTCTGGGTCACTGCATCGATGGTGGAGCACATGATGATTCAACTGTTCCCAGAATATTTCTCATTTATGAATATATCTCTAATGGAAACTACCGCGCTCATCTATCAG AAACTAGTCCAAGAAAGGTCCTCAAGTGGTCAGACAGGTTGTCAGTACTGATTGGTGTTGCCAAGGCTGTGCACTTTCTTCACACAGGCGTAATTCCTTCTTCATTTAGCAACCGCTTGAAGACGAGTAATATATTGCTTGATGAGCATCACATGGCAAAGCTAAGTGATTATGGGATGTCTATCCTTATGGAAGAAACTGAAAAG GCAAAAGGAGATGACTTCACCTCCTG GCATATGACAAAGAAAGAGGACGATGTTTATAACTTTGGTTTCATATTACTGGAGTCACTGGTTGGCCCTACTGTCAGTGGAAAAGGAGAAGCATTTTTGCTTAATGAAATG GCATCCTTTGGTAGCCAAGATGGTCGACGCAGAATTGTGGATCCAGTAGTGCTAACCACTAGCTCCCAAGAGTCATTGTCAATTGTAATATCCATCACAAACAAATGCATATCTCCCGAGTCATCAAATCGCCCTTCGTTTGAGGATGTTCTCTGGAACCTACAATATGCAGCTCAAGTCCAAGCCACATCCGATGCAGATCAGAAATCCGGTCCTACTTCACCGTCATGA
- the LOC107772504 gene encoding putative inactive leucine-rich repeat receptor-like protein kinase At3g03770 isoform X1 codes for MGFLKFFVIVLVIWGFFIANSYQLLLSYETQALLQLRKHLEYPIQLDVWENYNGDFCSLTSTLHMSITCQDNSVIELKIKGDKLTKLNDQFYGFAVPNKTLSEGFSIDSFVTTLTRLNSLKVLTLVSLGIWGPLPDKIHRLSSLELLDMSSNFLFGSVPFQMSRLIKLHTLTFDGNFFNDTVPDWLDSLTNLSILSLKNNRLKGQFPISVSKITTLTDIVLSHNVISGKLPDLTALSNLLLLDLRENHLDSELPPLPKGVTTVLLSSNAFSGEIPVEFGTLNQLQHLDLSNNSLDGMPPADLFSLPNISYLNLASNVLSGSLPDHLNCGGELGFVDISDNRLVGRLPSCLNTISDKRIVKVGGNCLSLETQYQHSEGYCKQAKKHIKAKEIALLAGVILGIAIVVVFLLVGFLIFCRRKNERNTVDQHIFPKVVQHNTQPGIPSEFLANARIISHAANIGSQGTSSYRVFSMEELLEATENFDQSALLGEGSIGKIYKGRLENGAYVAVRSLNVYRRYSNRNLKLRLDLLSKFRHPHLVSLLGHCIDGGAHDDSTVPRIFLIYEYISNGNYRAHLSETSPRKVLKWSDRLSVLIGVAKAVHFLHTGVIPSSFSNRLKTSNILLDEHHMAKLSDYGMSILMEETEKAKGDDFTSWHMTKKEDDVYNFGFILLESLVGPTVSGKGEAFLLNEMQASFGSQDGRRRIVDPVVLTTSSQESLSIVISITNKCISPESSNRPSFEDVLWNLQYAAQVQATSDADQKSGPTSPS; via the exons ATGGGTTTCTtgaaattttttgtgatagtgttAGTTATATGGGGTTTCTTTATAGCAAATAGTTACCAATTATTACTGTCCTATGAAACTCAAGCTTTACTTCAGTTGAGAAAACACTTAGAATATCCAATTCAGCTTGATGTTTGGGAGAATTACAATGGAGATTTTTGCAGCTTGACTTCAACACTGCATATGAGTATTACCTGTCAAGACAACTCAGTTATTGAGCTCAAAATTAAAGGAGATAAGTTGACTAAGCTAAATGATCAATTTTATGGATTTGCTGTTCCAAACAAAACTTTATCTGAGGGTTTTTCAATTGATTCTTTTGTTACTACTTTGACAAGGTTAAATAGTTTAAAGGTTCTTACTTTAGTTTCTCTTGGTATTTGGGGACCCTTGCCTGATAAAATTCATAGGTTATCTTCACTTGAACTTTTGGATATGAGTTCAAATTTTCTCTTTGGTTCTGTTCCTTTTCAGATGTCAAGATTGATAAAGCTTCATACTTTAACATTTGATGGCAATTTTTTCAATGATACTGTTCCTGATTGGTTGGATTCGTTAACCAATCTTAGTATTTTAAGCTTGAAGAATAATAGATTGAAGGGTCAGTTTCCAATTTCAGTGTCTAAAATTACAACCCTCACTGACATTGTTCTGTCACACAATGTGATTTCTGGTAAATTACCAGATTTAACTGCATTGTCTAATTTGCTTTTATTGGATTTAAGGGAAAATCATTTGGATTCTGAACTGCCACCTTTGCCTAAAGGAGTTACCACAGTTCTTCTAAGCAGTAATGCTTTTTCCGGTGAAATCCCGGTAGAATTTGGCACACTGAATCAACTTCAACACCTTGATCTGTCGAATAATTCGCTAGATGGAATGCCGCCTGCTGACTTATTCTCTTTGCCAAACATCAGTTACTTGAATTTAGCATCTAATGTTCTTAGTGGTTCACTTCCTGATCATCTTAATTGTGGGGGTGAACTtggttttgttgatatttctgaTAATAGATTGGTTGGTAGGCTTCCTTCTTGTTTGAACACCATTTCGGATAAGCGAATTGTTAAGGTTGGTGGAAATTGCTTGTCTCTTGAAACTCAATATCAGCATTCAGAGGGCTATTGCAAACAAGCGAAGAAACATATCAAAGCAAAAGAAATAGCATTATTGGCAGGTGTTATTCTAGGAATTGCAATTGTTGTAGTGTTTCTGTTAGTTGGTTTTCTCATCTTTTGTAGAAGAAAAAATGAACGTAACACGGTGGATCAGCACATCTTTCCGAAAGTTGTGCAACATAATACACAACCCGGGATTCCCTCTGAATTCCTAGCAAATGCCA GAATCATTTCTCACGCGGCAAACATAGGATCACAAGGCACTTCATCATATCGGGTGTTCTCCATGGAAGAATTGTTAGAAGCAACAGAAAATTTTGATCAGTCGGCATTACTTGGTGAAGGGTCAATTGGAAAA ATTTACAAGGGAAGATTAGAGAATGGAGCTTACGTTGCTGTAAGGTCATTAAATGTGTACAGAAGATACTCTAACCGGAACCTCAAACTCCGATTGGATTTACTGTCAAAGTTTCGTCACCCCCATTTAGTTAGCCTTCTGGGTCACTGCATCGATGGTGGAGCACATGATGATTCAACTGTTCCCAGAATATTTCTCATTTATGAATATATCTCTAATGGAAACTACCGCGCTCATCTATCAG AAACTAGTCCAAGAAAGGTCCTCAAGTGGTCAGACAGGTTGTCAGTACTGATTGGTGTTGCCAAGGCTGTGCACTTTCTTCACACAGGCGTAATTCCTTCTTCATTTAGCAACCGCTTGAAGACGAGTAATATATTGCTTGATGAGCATCACATGGCAAAGCTAAGTGATTATGGGATGTCTATCCTTATGGAAGAAACTGAAAAG GCAAAAGGAGATGACTTCACCTCCTG GCATATGACAAAGAAAGAGGACGATGTTTATAACTTTGGTTTCATATTACTGGAGTCACTGGTTGGCCCTACTGTCAGTGGAAAAGGAGAAGCATTTTTGCTTAATGAAATG CAGGCATCCTTTGGTAGCCAAGATGGTCGACGCAGAATTGTGGATCCAGTAGTGCTAACCACTAGCTCCCAAGAGTCATTGTCAATTGTAATATCCATCACAAACAAATGCATATCTCCCGAGTCATCAAATCGCCCTTCGTTTGAGGATGTTCTCTGGAACCTACAATATGCAGCTCAAGTCCAAGCCACATCCGATGCAGATCAGAAATCCGGTCCTACTTCACCGTCATGA
- the LOC107772518 gene encoding uncharacterized protein LOC107772518 gives MISGLRAKSRKGPSVQVDYLIHIQDIKPWPPSQSLKTVRAILIQWEHGDRSGSTGQVVPSLGSGVGDGSIEFNESFKLPVTLLREISIKGGDGDTFQKNCIEFNLYEPRRDKTVKGQPLGTAIINLAEYGVVNKEGLNVSAPINCTRAYRNTVQPLVFLKIQQFDRSRASSSSRDVLTRGASIDRTGVESVSTLTSEEYAEEAEIASFTDDDVSSHSSVAASSSANGSNCGSLPQGEDETEGVKSNPNEDEHVILYSKNKSADLDEKQVVKSLSNSNPSLPHSPTDLSSDLAWLSRKIGGNGSNKLATSNANEITENTLNPYVITEHVEPVQQRERILANSDSGGEISTQQCCDEERVSSHLDQVGFPISHIDESKSFMNSASHFSSSENAENASTPVGNRHEDARAVVTENGSNEGENSEKYQERRQESSANNRENYQKNEQVKEIVEEEESEDAMKNDSEESDVISAYTDSYGEKSSIQNNERLKHVKSVRSSAEPNRVNGSVKGNQLLAQDKQICARGLANERKDRKAQSTDTSTILLESKLHKLEQRVKMAEGELREAAAIEAGLYSVVAEHGSSKNKVHAPARRLSRFYFHACKDDSPLKRGTAAKSAVSGLILVARACGNDVSRLTFWLSNSLVLRATIGKFQRQQYLPHSTETMIGNAFSRDKKQISSPLKWESFSSNGIRDDLCESFGNWEDPRTFTRALQRTEAWIFSRIVESIWWQTLTPHMQSGAAKEIRESMSSLISNVYRRTASSDNEERGSFSSELWKKAFKDACERICPVRAGGHECGCLHFLSKLIMEQCVARLDVAMFNAILRESADEIPSDPISDPISDADVLPIPAGKASFGAGAQLKNMIGSWSRWLTDLFGIDDGESLKDIKGADNNEKDGSKEFDTSAKAFYLLNALSDLMMLPKDMLLDRTIRKEVCPAFGPLLIRRVLNIFVPDEFCRDPIPEAVFGALHSEDPLEAEDDSVANYPCIAAPVAYIPPPISLVTDMLGDISSYSQLTRSGSSLLKKSYTSDEELEQLDSPLNFIINDGSEASQALAKPSWMTKGSGRQRYQLLREVWINSE, from the exons ATGATTTCGGGACTTAGGGCGAAATCTAGGAAAGGCCCCTCAGTTCAAGTTGATTATCTAATTCATATTCAGGATATTAAACCTTGGCCGCCCTCACAGTCACTGAAGACGGTCCGCGCTATTCTAATCCAATGGGAACATGGAGATAGGAGTGGCTCTACTGGTCAAGTTGTTCCGTCTTTAGGCTCCGGTGTTGGTGACGGAAGCATTGAGTTCAATGAGTCTTTTAAACTTCCTGTGACACTATTGAGGGAAATTTCCATTAAAGGTGGAGATGGAGACACTTTCCAGAAAAATTGCATTGAGTTCAACTTGTATGAACCGCGCCGTGATAAGACGGTGAAAGGTCAACCATTAGGAACTGCTATTATCAATTTGGCTGAATATGGTGTTGTTAATAAGGAAGGTTTGAATGTTAGTGCCCCTATTAATTGCACGCGGGCTTATAGGAACACTGTACAACCCCTTGTCTTCCTGAAAATCCAGCAATTTGATAGGAGTCGCGCGAGCTCGTCCTCAAGGGATGTATTGACAAGAGGAGCATCGATAGACCGTACTGGTGTTGAATCTGTTTCTACATTGACGAGTGAAGAATACGCTGAGGAAGCGGAAATTGCCTCGTTCACTGATGAtgacgtttcctcacactcatcagttgctgcttcttcttcagcTAATGGATCGAACTGTGGTTCACTACCACAAGGAGAG GATGAAACTGAGGGAGTGAAAAGTAATCCTAATGAAGATGAACATGTCATCCTATATTCAAAGAACAAGTCTGCGGATTTGGATGAGAAGCAAGTGGTGAAGTCATTATCGAATTCGAATCCAAGTTTGCCTCACTCTCCAACTGATTTGTCTTCTGATCTGGCATGGCTCTCAAGGAAAATTGGTGGTAATGGTAGCAATAAATTGGCAACTTCAAATGCGAATGAAATAACTGAAAACACTCTGAATCCATATGTGATAACCGAACATGTCGAACCAGTACAACAAAGGGAAAGAATACTGGCTAATAGTGATAGTGGTGGTGAAATATCTACTCAGCAATGTTGTGATGAAGAGAGGGTCAGTAGTCATCTAGATCAAGTAGGCTTTCCAATTTCACATATAGATGAGAGTAAGAGCTTTATGAACTCAGCAAGTCATTTCTCCAGCTCTGAGAATGCTGAGAATGCTTCGACTCCGGTTGGGAATAGGCATGAGGATGCGAGAGCTGTTGTTaccgagaatggttctaatgaggGTGAAAACAGTGAGAAGTATCAGGAGAGGAGACAAGAATCTAGTGCCAATAACAGAGAGAATTATCAGAAAAATGAACAAGTAAAAGAAATTGTGGAAGAGGAAGAAAGTGAGGATGCTATGAAGAATGACTCAGAAGAAAGTGATGTAATTTCTGCTTACACCGATAGTTATGGAGAAAAGAGTAGTATCCAAAACAATGAGAGATTAAAGCATGTAAAGTCAGTCAGGTCATCAGCAGAACCTAATAGAGTAAACGGGTCTGTCAAAGGCAATCAGCTTTTAGCACAAGACAAACAGATTTGTGCTCGAGGTTTAGCAAACGAGAGGAAAGATCGAAAGGCACAGTCAACTGACACATCAACGATTCTTTTGGAAAGCAAACTCCATAAGTTGGAGCAAAGAGTGAAAATGGCGGAAGGAGAATTGAGAGAAGCTGCTGCAATTGAAGCTGGCCTTTATTCGGTTGTTGCAGAGCATGGAAGTTCCAAAAATAAGGTCCATGCTCCTGCTAGACGCCTCTCGAGGTTCTATTTCCATGCCTGTAAAGATGACTCTCCATTGAAAAGGGGAACTGCTGCTAAAAGTGCTGTCTCTGGATTAATTTTGGTTGCAAGGGCATGTGGAAATGATGTTTCTAG GTTAACTTTCTGGTTATCAAATTCGCTGGTGCTGAGAGCAACTATAGGCAAATTCCAGCGGCAGCAGTATTTGCCTCATTCTACTGAAACTATGATTGGAAATGCCTTTTCCAGGGACAAGAAACAGATATCTTCTCCACTTAAGTGGGAGTCTTTCTCCAGCAATGGTATTAGGgatgatttatgtgaaagttttGGCAATTGGGAGGACCCGCGTACATTTACAAGAGCACTTCAGAGAACAGAAGCTTGGATATTCTCCCGTATTGTTGAATCTATTTGGTGGCAG acTCTCACTCCACATATGCAATCTGGTGCTGCAAAAGAAATCCGTGAAAGTATGAGTTCTCTGATAAGCAATGTGTATAGAAGGACAGCAAGTTCAGATAATGAAGAGCGAGGAAGTTTTTCTTCAGAGCTTTGGAAGAAAGCCTTCAAAGATGCATGTGAAAGGATTTGCCCTGTTCGAGCTGGAGGACACGAATGTGGTTGCTTGCATTTTCTATCTAAACTG ATAATGGAACAATGTGTTGCTAGATTGGATGTAGCCATGTTCAACGCCATCCTTCGAGAGTCTGCTGATGAGATTCCTTCAGATCCTATATCAGACCCGATTAGTGATGCTGATGTTCTTCCCATTCCAGCTGGAAAGGCTAGCTTTGGGGCGGGGGCACAACTGAAAAACATG ATCGGGAGTTGGTCCAGATGGCTTACTGACCTTTTTGGCATTGATGATGGGGAGTCACTAAAAGATATAAAAGGGGCAGATAACAATGAAAAGGATGGGAGTAAAGAATTTGACACCTCTGCGAAGGCATTCTATCTCCTTAATGCATTGAGTGATCTTATGATGCTTCCAAAGGATATGCTTTTAGACAGGACAATAAGAAAAGAG GTATGTCCAGCATTTGGTCCACTGCTAATAAGAAGGGTTCTTAATATATTTGTCCCTGATGAATTTTGCCGTGATCCAATACCTGAAGCTGTATTTGGAGCTCTTCACTCTGAG GATCCTCTTGAGGCTGAGGATGATTCTGTTGCCAACTACCCATGCATAGCAGCCCCAGTAGCTTATATTCCACCTCCAATATCTTTAGTCACCGATATGTTGGGAGATATTTCTAGCTATTCTCAATTGACACGAAGTGGATCTTCATTGCTCAAAAAATCATACACAAGTGATGAGGAGCTGGAGCAATTGGATTCACCTTTGAATTTTATAATTAACGATGGCTCTGAAGCTTCACAGGCTTTAGCAAAACCTAGTTGGATGACAAAAGGCAGTGGTAGGCAAAGGTATCAACTCCTTCGAGAGGTATGGATTAACAGCGAGTAA
- the LOC107772494 gene encoding uncharacterized protein LOC107772494, producing MAEYKQHRRLFERFDENRDGKISAEELQQCVHLIGKDMSYEEAKAAVELNDSDNDGLLGFEDFVRLIEDGSEEEKAHELKEAFRMYEMEGCGCITPESLNRMLTRLGESRTIDECRGMICRYDIDGDGLLNFDEFEIMMRC from the coding sequence ATGGCAGAATACAAGCAGCACCGACGTCTATTTGAACGCTTTGATGAGAATAGAGACGGAAAAATATCAGCAGAGGAGCTGCAACAGTGTGTCCACTTGATCGGCAAAGACATGTCGTATGAGGAAGCAAAGGCTGCGGTTGAGTTAAATGACTCGGACAATGATGGATTGTTGGGTTTCGAAGATTTTGTGAGATTAATTGAAGATGGAAGCGAAGAAGAGAAGGCGCACGAGCTGAAGGAAGCATTCAGGATGTATGAGATGGAGGGATGTGGATGTATAACGCCGGAGAGTTTGAATAGAATGCTTACTAGATTGGGAGAATCAAGAACCATTGATGAATGCAGAGGAATGATTTGTCGCTATGATATTGATGGAGATGGTCTCCTCAACTTTGATGAATTTGAAATTATGATGCGTTGCTAG